Genomic segment of Harmonia axyridis chromosome 6, icHarAxyr1.1, whole genome shotgun sequence:
tcgaaatcgACGAAAAATGCCTATTAGTTTAGCTTTTTTGAGTGTTCCCATGACTATTCTTGGAATAGGAGGAATTTTATTCCTGTATGTTTATGTTTTAGGAGTTAATAAATCAACTAGAAAAGAATGTTGTGAAATAGATTTGATGGAAAATGAagctgaaaaagaaaaatgcgTAAAATTTAGGCTGAACTACACCACCAACTCTTTCTAAATATTCTAGTAAATTggcatttttttgttaaataaatGTCAATCACCAAAAGCTTTTTATTGATTAAAAATAAAGTAATCAAAATAAAGGCTGAACTTAGATTCCAATAGATCGAAAGACACTTTTAATTTTATATCAGTACAGtccacaaaaaataattttcagagaTAAATATTGCAGCTATTATTTCATCTATTCATATTTTCTCTGCGCCTATTCATTATACTACAGATGAAGCCTGGCGTGCATCTCCTCTCTTCACATTCTCTGATCATGATATAAGTGCAGCAACTGCTACCCAAGCAGAGCAAAGCCGCTGCAGCAACACTCATTGCTGTGACTGCCACACAGCAAACCATTTTgggaaaagaaaatttttcgcTTCTAGGAGCTCACAAAATTTTTCCGAAAGTTCGTCGATTTTGCTGAATAATTTTGACAGACATTATATGATAAGGACATAACCAGACACTGTTGTCAAATGTGAAATGATTTTGATCTGGCCAGGCTGGGAAAAAGAAATAATTCGACTCATACAATTTAATACTGGCTTAAAATTATCTACAACAATCTGATATCcatcttcgtttttttttgtatctgcGGTTCGCTCTCTTGCATCCAGGACATCCTTTGTGAGCACCCTGCATCCTGGGATTGTAGTAGCAAATATATAAACAATAAATGCAAGATAGCCCAAGTATTGTAGAGCCAACTGTCATTGCTGTCACGAAGAACATCTTGATACTGCAGGAATTTGAAAGGGTCTAACATGGGGAAATCTTTCGAAAATGGTCATCTAGGTTCtacaatttattaatttttccttcatttttcgGTGGGAATGACTCTAACCATAAGAAAAGGATGATTTTCGGATGAATTTTGACATGAGCAACGATATAACACAGAATATGATCTACAGGACTTGTGCTCTCAAAAGTCTGAAGGTAGAAATTCAGAGAATTACCCAAACCAGATCATAGAAATGTTTTATCAAAACTGTCAAATTACAAGTTATAAATATTTCATGTAATTATCAGTCTCGATATTTTCGCGTAGTACGAGATGTTACCAAAAGATACCGGTAGTTCGAGAAGGCCTAGAGTGGCACAAAATTCCTCGGTGTCGAGCATGCAGAAGCGAAAAAATTGCGGTACACAAACACCCAAAATCGACTGGGAAAGATGCAGTCATATCATAGTAATCGACGGAAAGATCTCGAAGAACGATCAGGATAACTACAAGAAAGCCGTTGATTTCGTCAACAAATGGAATGACGCGATGAACGACTATCTGAAGAAGAGGTCGAGCAAGTCAAAAGTTAAGGAAATGGATGAAGCTTTCTACTTCACACCCATTCCAAATTATATGTCCTTTTTTGTGACCTTACAAGAACTAGATAGTGAGTACTGATCGTGAATCTTTACAGAAATATTACCTTTAAATCAATTACAGATCGATACTTGGATGCTACCAAACCTGTAAGAAAAAACTCGTATTCCCAGACCAAATTCCCCCAAGAGAAAATTGTAGTCGATGTTAAGAGCCAAACCCAGTACGTCAAATCCACAGAAGATCCAAACGACGTGGAGAACATACCTAAAAACATCCAATTGGCACAATACGGAACCTATCCACATAAAAAGACGAACCTTCAAAAATCACAAAGAACCCAATACTCGAACTTTTGCCCACCTTTGAAACATTCCGCAAGGTTCAGCGAGTCCAACATTCGACAGACTAGCTCGAATCGCGCTCAAAACGACCAACCTGGCTACAGTCCGTCAGCTGCGGCCATGAACTCATCTATAAGGCAAAACCACAGCTTCGCGAATTTTAATGTAACTTCCTCTAGCGTTGGCCGACACAAGCATCCTATCCCTGGTCTTTTATCGCCAAATAACAGAATGGCGCCggaaataaatggaaatatgTTCGGAAAGCCACAGAACCCCCTGAGTGTCTTCGTGAGCCAGGGTAACATCCTGAAGAACATCTCCAGGAGTGGCAGTTCCAGCAGCAGTGTGATCCTGAGCGACAAGGACAGCGAGCAGTTGAACTTGGACGACGCAGGAAGCGAAAGAGATGATGTGGAAAGAACATCTTCGCCTTATGGCAACGAAAGGCGGTACGAAGGAAATTTCGACCATAGAGAGGCATCTTCAGGTACAAAGTCGAGGTTTGGACCATTCATCCTGTCTCCTTGCCTCCTTAGTCTTGATCTCTAGATCAAATCACTTGGTTTCAGGATGTGAAGAGGAAGATACGCCGGTGAAACAGCATCCGCTGAATCTCAACGAGAGGGATCTGAACAGCAAGGATAAGAACTTCATCAACTCCATCGGCATCTTCACGGAAGCTGGGGAGCTGAAACCCAACGCCAAGAGTTACCTGGAGACCAAGGAAGACGTCAGAAAGGGCACTTTCAGGGCTCCCAGGCTTTCTCAGATTCACATGACCGAACATTATAATGTTAAGTCTTGCACCTCGGGAAGTTTGTTGTCCGATATTGTGTCTACGAGAAGTTCTGAAATTGACGAATAAAGAATTTTTGAACTCAGTTGATTGATTATTCGCTCATTTTCTGAATGGGTCATCGCTGTGTTACGCTTAGGAGTAACTCAGGGACTCAAGATGTTCAGGCTAAATTTAAATGTAAATAAGCATGCTGAAGTTCTTAACTCTCTGTCACTTTTTCTCTACCTAACACTGTGTGATACACAGTGAGTATAGAAATAAAAATCCAATGGACAAGGGATActtttaattcattcaaacagataattcaagaaaaaatgaatgaggATATCATCATGGTGCGCCTCCACTTGGTTTATTACAGTTATGTTGCTTACTTGGAAAGCACTCTCTAACCACTATACAGCCACAGCAAATACAGCCCATGATGAAGAGTGCTGCAGCACCTATTGTTGTTGCACAGATACAGGACATTCTGAAGAATCTACTTTATTATTACTGCCACACTGAGATTTTctagtttcagagaaaaacttCTCGATCCCACTAATAATTTAATCGAATTATCGTGAATTGTCAAAATGACAAATACCATAGAAATGTCTTCATTATTCTTTGTGATGACAATTATGTTATCTCATCGAATATCAAacattttataataaattcgTTTCCAGAATACAATAATCAATTTCCCCATATTTCGTTACATTCAAAGAATTCAATTGAGTCCCTAGTATTACAGTACCTTTTTATTCATCAGAATTTATTCTTATCGTGAGTTACATATCATTTTaattgtttaaataaaaattgatgCAGGTTTTTCTGGATTATAATGGTTTACAACATCGCTTCTTCCTTGGGAATACTTCTTTCACTATTACGTAGGTGCAACACATGCTTCCCAAACACATTAGAGCTACTGTTACTGCTGCTGTGGCTGCAGATATACAACACATTGTATTATTTAACTGATTTTCACAAATAATACTTGCGATCTAAAAGCAAACTTCACGCTCTTCTAGTGAATTGAAATGTTTGAGTATGTTTGGTATGAAGAAAACAACAAATTTCAATCAGgataaattttgaaaagtttGTCAATTATGTCATTAAAGAGTCAGAGAGATCTAAGCACAAAATTTATTACTCAATCGAATTCATATGTCAGATACCTTTTATAAATTAAGCAGGATTCAGACAAATGAATACAAACTACATTTTTCTTATGTGTTTTCTTCTGGTTTGCTTTAAAACCTGTAGTTGAGCTTTTACTCTTTCTGTTGAGCATTTCTTTTTGACTTCTGGTTTTTTTCGTATTTTCGAATCGATCCTTGCTTTGGTTTCGTGATAAAACTCTACTGTCCTTAGTTCTTTGATTGTTTTTGCTTTCTTTTTTCTGTAGCTGCtgattatttttgttcttttcaCTCATTGGTGTTCCTTGTTCTTGTTTCTTTCGTTCATTTTCCACAATATTAATTGTTCTTGCGCTGTTTTTCCTTGTGTCACCTTGTTGCTTTCTTATTGCTCCATATTCCTTCTTTTTATCCAATTTTTGATCTTGATTCTTCCTATTTTTATCTTCTGCAATCGTTCTGTTATGTTTACTTCTCTGCGCATCACTACCTCCTTGACTACTCAACTTGTCTACGCTTTTCTGATTGGATTTTGTGATCTCATTGCTTTTTCttgttttcaattctttttctcTTGATGTATTCTTTTTATCTATTACTGCTACTTTACTTCTTCGATATTCATCTGTTCGTGGTTCCTCTTTTTCCTTCTTATTTTTGTCTCTTTTTTCAGCCTTTGCAGGTTCCTTGTTGCTTTTATTCATTTCTGATCTTTTTCGAGCTTCTTGACTTTTTTTAACTTCATTTTTACTTTGTTGCTCTTCTTTAATTCTGTTACTTGAATTTACTTTCTGCTGATGTTGATTATGTTCTTTTCCTTTAGCTTCCGTTTTTCGTCTCTGTtccttttcagtttgtttttctttacttttactttcgaaactttttttttctccttcagtgcttttttcattttgactgGCTTTCGATTTTTGGTATTTTGAACAATCTTTTTGGCATTGCCTATGATCTCCCTTACCTTGATTTTCTTTGTCTCCTCTCTGTTCTTGACTTCGTGGCGCTCGTTTTTCTTtccgatttttcattttatcttgTTCCTTTTTATTCCCCATTTTAAC
This window contains:
- the LOC123683349 gene encoding uncharacterized protein LOC123683349, with amino-acid sequence MLPKDTGSSRRPRVAQNSSVSSMQKRKNCGTQTPKIDWERCSHIIVIDGKISKNDQDNYKKAVDFVNKWNDAMNDYLKKRSSKSKVKEMDEAFYFTPIPNYMSFFVTLQELDNRYLDATKPVRKNSYSQTKFPQEKIVVDVKSQTQYVKSTEDPNDVENIPKNIQLAQYGTYPHKKTNLQKSQRTQYSNFCPPLKHSARFSESNIRQTSSNRAQNDQPGYSPSAAAMNSSIRQNHSFANFNVTSSSVGRHKHPIPGLLSPNNRMAPEINGNMFGKPQNPLSVFVSQGNILKNISRSGSSSSSVILSDKDSEQLNLDDAGSERDDVERTSSPYGNERRYEGNFDHREASSGCEEEDTPVKQHPLNLNERDLNSKDKNFINSIGIFTEAGELKPNAKSYLETKEDVRKGTFRAPRLSQIHMTEHYNVKSCTSGSLLSDIVSTRSSEIDE